A genomic window from Cytobacillus suaedae includes:
- a CDS encoding anti-sigma factor translates to MNCPTEIVELMHKYLDEEIEHIEEIKLRSHLQKCEDCSRHFYELEKAIAFVQSTSHVVAPDDFTMKIMQNLPKEKKTVSMKRWFRVHPLLTAASLFCVLMLGSIFSIWNENQEFSVSKQNDLIIENNTVTVPADKVIKEDIVVRNGTIIIEGQVKGNVTIINGDKYLASAGHVTGEIKEVNEMFEWLWYHIKKVANEVVDVFKEEEDSLY, encoded by the coding sequence ATGAATTGTCCTACTGAAATAGTTGAGTTAATGCACAAATACTTGGATGAAGAGATTGAACATATTGAAGAAATTAAACTTCGTAGCCATTTACAGAAATGTGAGGACTGTTCAAGACACTTTTATGAATTAGAGAAGGCTATTGCTTTTGTGCAAAGCACTTCCCATGTTGTTGCACCAGATGATTTCACCATGAAGATAATGCAAAACCTTCCTAAGGAGAAAAAGACAGTAAGTATGAAAAGATGGTTTAGAGTGCATCCTTTGCTTACAGCTGCATCCTTATTTTGCGTATTGATGCTTGGAAGTATTTTTTCAATTTGGAATGAAAACCAGGAATTCTCAGTATCTAAACAAAATGATCTAATCATAGAAAATAATACTGTAACTGTTCCAGCGGATAAGGTAATAAAGGAAGATATTGTTGTTCGGAATGGTACCATTATTATTGAAGGGCAAGTTAAAGGTAATGTAACTATTATAAATGGGGATAAGTACTTGGCATCTGCTGGACATGTAACCGGAGAAATAAAAGAAGTCAATGAGATGTTTGAATGGTTATGGTATCACATTAAAAAGGTAGCAAATGAAGTAGTTGATGTTTTTAAAGAAGAAGAAGATTCTTTATATTAG
- a CDS encoding TIGR00159 family protein produces MPFGELAILDYLGYIIDILLVWFVIYKLIMVIRGTKAVQLLKGITVIIIIRMLSSVLGLNTLQWLMDQALTWGFLAIIIIFQPELRRALEQLGRGKLFSRTNAPEEDEQTSFIDSLVKATDYMAKRRIGALISIERETGMGDYIETGIGLDAKITSELLINTFIPNTPLHDGAVIIQKNKVAAAACYLPLSESPFISKELGTRHRAALGISEVTDSITVVVSEETGSISLTKNGELHRELKQDAFREMLVRELQAKNGSTSSTLWQWRGKKNG; encoded by the coding sequence ATGCCATTTGGAGAACTAGCAATTTTAGATTACCTTGGCTATATTATAGATATTCTCCTTGTTTGGTTTGTCATTTATAAATTAATAATGGTGATTCGTGGTACAAAGGCTGTGCAATTATTAAAAGGAATTACTGTTATTATCATTATTAGGATGTTAAGTAGTGTATTAGGGCTTAACACTCTACAATGGCTCATGGACCAGGCATTGACGTGGGGATTTTTAGCTATTATTATTATTTTTCAGCCGGAATTACGTAGAGCTCTAGAGCAACTTGGTAGGGGAAAGTTATTTTCACGTACAAATGCTCCTGAAGAGGATGAACAAACATCGTTTATAGATTCTCTTGTAAAAGCGACTGACTATATGGCAAAACGCCGTATAGGAGCCTTAATTTCAATTGAACGTGAGACAGGTATGGGTGACTACATAGAGACCGGAATAGGCTTAGATGCTAAAATTACTTCCGAACTATTAATCAATACATTTATTCCTAATACTCCGCTACATGATGGAGCTGTCATTATTCAAAAAAATAAAGTAGCTGCTGCAGCTTGTTACCTCCCTCTATCCGAAAGTCCTTTCATTTCGAAAGAATTAGGGACAAGGCATAGAGCAGCGTTAGGGATAAGTGAGGTAACAGATAGTATTACAGTTGTTGTTTCAGAGGAAACAGGCAGTATTTCCCTAACAAAGAATGGTGAATTACACCGTGAATTAAAGCAAGATGCATTTCGTGAGATGTTAGTCCGTGAACTGCAAGCTAAAAACGGCTCTACTTCCTCGACTCTTTGGCAATGGAGGGGGAAGAAAAATGGATAA
- a CDS encoding YbbR-like domain-containing protein, with product MDKFMNNRWFMKIVALLLALMLFMSVSFETQPSPPGPSFPTASRDVETLTDVPITTYYDSENLVLSGMPQYAKVTLEGPTGVTKTASLQRDIEVFADLRDLGIGTHNVNLQYRNVSEKIEVIIDPATVRVTIQERVAEDYPVEVDFINKDKIIEGYIAEEPIVKPNSVKIIGAKEEVEKIALVKAIVDLTDVDETVETEARVAVYDKNGNVLSVEVEPSVVDITVPISSPSKKVPFKINRKGTLQQGLSIVNIEAIPSEITVYGPKELIEKIEFIDGVTVDISELTSDTTLEIPIPVPEGVKKISPESIKVSVEIEKEESRTFTNLPIQTFGLREELQLEFIDPGTGTMDVEVLGAPTLLDEIDPSDIELYINLTDIGIGEHNIRIEVNGPQNISWVLPQVEVNVNITEKP from the coding sequence ATGGATAAATTTATGAATAATAGATGGTTCATGAAAATCGTTGCCTTGTTGTTAGCACTAATGTTGTTCATGTCTGTAAGCTTTGAAACACAGCCAAGTCCTCCAGGGCCATCTTTTCCAACCGCATCTAGGGATGTAGAGACACTTACTGATGTCCCAATTACAACATACTATGATAGTGAAAATCTGGTACTATCAGGGATGCCCCAATATGCAAAGGTCACTTTGGAAGGCCCAACAGGTGTGACTAAAACAGCAAGTCTACAGCGAGATATTGAAGTGTTTGCGGACTTACGCGACTTAGGAATTGGTACACATAATGTAAATCTTCAATACAGGAATGTTTCAGAAAAAATTGAGGTTATAATTGATCCCGCAACTGTAAGGGTTACGATTCAGGAAAGGGTCGCAGAGGATTATCCTGTTGAGGTTGACTTTATTAATAAGGATAAGATTATAGAAGGTTATATTGCAGAGGAGCCTATTGTTAAGCCTAATAGTGTAAAAATTATTGGTGCAAAAGAAGAAGTTGAAAAGATTGCATTAGTAAAGGCGATTGTTGACCTTACAGATGTAGATGAAACAGTAGAAACAGAGGCCCGAGTAGCAGTTTATGATAAAAATGGGAATGTCCTTTCTGTTGAGGTGGAGCCTTCAGTTGTAGATATAACTGTACCGATTTCGAGTCCAAGCAAGAAAGTCCCTTTTAAGATCAATAGAAAAGGTACATTACAACAAGGTCTTAGCATAGTAAACATCGAAGCGATTCCTAGTGAAATCACAGTATATGGACCTAAAGAATTAATTGAAAAAATTGAGTTTATAGACGGAGTGACAGTAGATATTTCAGAATTGACTAGTGATACTACACTGGAGATTCCAATTCCAGTTCCAGAAGGTGTTAAGAAAATATCACCAGAATCAATCAAAGTGTCAGTTGAAATAGAAAAAGAGGAAAGCAGAACCTTTACAAATTTACCGATTCAAACCTTTGGGTTAAGAGAAGAATTACAACTAGAGTTTATTGATCCAGGAACCGGTACAATGGATGTAGAAGTGTTAGGTGCGCCTACGCTCTTAGATGAAATTGACCCTTCTGATATTGAGTTATATATAAATTTAACAGACATAGGTATAGGTGAACATAACATAAGAATTGAAGTGAATGGTCCTCAAAATATTTCGTGGGTCCTGCCACAAGTTGAGGTAAACGTTAATATTACCGAGAAACCGTAG
- a CDS encoding phosphoglucosamine mutase, whose amino-acid sequence MGKYFGTDGVRGIANSELTPELAFKVGRFGGYVLTKDKERPKVLIGRDTRISGHMLEGALVAGLLSIGAEVMRLGVMSTPGVSFLTKALGAQAGVMISASHNPVQDNGIKFFGPDGFKLSDDQEKEIEALLDQSEDHLPRPVGAQLGQVNDYFEGGQKYLQFLKQTVDEDFSGIHVALDCAHGATSSLATHLFADLDADISTMGTSPNGLNINEGVGSTHPEALSAYVKEKGADVGLAFDGDGDRLIAIDENGDIVDGDQIMYICAKYLNENGRLKHNTVVSTVMSNLGFYKALEANGLKSAQTAVGDRYVVEEMRKSGYNLGGEQSGHIIFLDYNTTGDGLLSGLQLVNIMKVTKKPLSQLASEMKKFPQLLVNIRVTDKHHVTDNEKVKQIIEEVEQEMNGNGRILVRPSGTEALVRVMAEASTEELCKQYVQRIVDVIQQEMGIE is encoded by the coding sequence ATGGGTAAATATTTTGGTACGGATGGAGTTCGCGGAATTGCAAATAGTGAACTTACTCCTGAGCTAGCTTTTAAGGTTGGTCGTTTTGGAGGGTATGTTCTAACAAAGGATAAAGAGCGTCCAAAAGTTTTAATAGGGCGTGATACTCGTATATCTGGACATATGCTTGAGGGAGCTTTAGTAGCAGGCTTACTATCCATCGGTGCAGAAGTGATGAGACTTGGAGTAATGTCTACTCCAGGTGTATCCTTTTTAACTAAAGCATTAGGTGCACAAGCAGGCGTAATGATTTCTGCTTCTCATAATCCTGTACAGGATAACGGAATAAAATTCTTTGGTCCAGATGGTTTTAAACTATCTGATGATCAAGAAAAAGAAATTGAAGCACTATTAGATCAAAGTGAAGATCACCTCCCAAGACCGGTAGGAGCGCAACTAGGACAAGTGAATGACTATTTTGAGGGTGGCCAAAAGTATCTTCAATTCTTAAAACAAACGGTAGATGAGGACTTTTCTGGTATACATGTTGCGCTAGATTGTGCACATGGAGCAACGTCATCCTTAGCCACTCATTTGTTTGCTGATTTAGATGCAGATATCTCTACAATGGGTACCTCCCCTAACGGTCTTAATATTAATGAGGGTGTAGGTTCAACACATCCTGAAGCCCTATCTGCATATGTTAAGGAAAAAGGTGCGGATGTAGGTCTAGCATTCGATGGTGATGGTGATCGATTAATAGCGATTGATGAAAATGGCGATATCGTTGATGGTGATCAAATTATGTATATATGTGCCAAATATCTAAATGAAAATGGCAGATTGAAACACAACACCGTTGTTTCAACGGTTATGAGTAATTTAGGCTTTTACAAAGCATTAGAAGCAAATGGTCTTAAAAGTGCTCAAACAGCTGTAGGCGATCGATATGTAGTTGAAGAAATGAGAAAAAGTGGTTATAACCTAGGTGGAGAGCAATCAGGCCATATTATTTTCCTTGATTACAATACGACAGGTGATGGTTTATTATCTGGCCTTCAGTTGGTAAACATTATGAAGGTTACTAAAAAGCCATTATCACAGTTAGCAAGTGAAATGAAGAAGTTTCCACAATTATTAGTGAATATAAGAGTAACAGATAAGCATCATGTTACTGACAATGAAAAAGTAAAACAAATCATTGAAGAAGTTGAACAAGAGATGAATGGTAACGGTCGTATTCTAGTTAGACCTTCTGGTACAGAAGCGCTTGTTCGTGTTATGGCTGAAGCTTCTACAGAAGAGCTTTGTAAACAGTACGTTCAAAGAATTGTAGATGTTATCCAACAAGAAATGGGTATAGAATAG
- the glmS gene encoding glutamine--fructose-6-phosphate transaminase (isomerizing) — protein MCGIVGYIGHQDSKEILLKGLEKLEYRGYDSAGIAVMNEQGVQVFKEKGRIAVLRDSVDESVQAQVGIGHTRWATHGVPSQVNAHPHQSNSSRFTLVHNGVIENYSILQREYIQNVQLKSETDTEIIVQIIERFVNEGLDTEAALRKTLSILKGSYALALLDREDANTIYVAKNKSPLLVGLGDNFNVVASDAMAMLQVTDQYVELMDKEMVLVREDEVIIKNLDGEVISRNPYTAELDASDIEKGTYPHYMLKEIDEQPLVMRKIIQQYQGNENRLTINKDIIEAMNAADRIYIVAAGTSYHAGLVGKHYIEKMAKIPVEVHVASEFAYNMPILSENPLFIFISQSGETADSRGVLVQVKELGHKALTITNVQGSTLSREADYTLLLHAGPEIAVASTKAYTAQIAVLSILAAVTAESKGINLEFDLIQELGIVANSMEALCDAKEEMEEIAREYLSTTRNCFFIGRTLDFYVGLEGALKLKEISYIQAEGFAGGELKHGTIALIENGTPIIALATQEHVNLGIRGNVKEVVARGANPCIISMKGLEEEEDRYVLPKVNEMLTPLVSVIPLQLISYYAALHRDCDVDKPRNLAKSVTVE, from the coding sequence ATGTGCGGAATTGTAGGATATATTGGTCATCAGGATTCAAAGGAAATTTTATTAAAAGGCTTAGAAAAGCTAGAATATCGTGGATACGACTCAGCAGGTATTGCTGTGATGAACGAACAAGGAGTTCAAGTTTTTAAAGAAAAAGGTCGTATTGCGGTATTACGTGATAGTGTTGATGAATCAGTCCAAGCACAAGTGGGAATTGGGCATACACGTTGGGCAACTCATGGAGTGCCTAGCCAGGTTAATGCACATCCACATCAAAGTAATTCAAGTCGTTTTACGTTGGTTCATAATGGTGTAATTGAAAACTATTCGATACTTCAACGTGAATATATACAAAATGTTCAACTGAAAAGTGAAACTGATACAGAGATTATTGTACAAATTATCGAGCGTTTCGTTAACGAAGGATTAGATACTGAAGCAGCGTTACGTAAAACGTTATCCATTTTAAAAGGCTCATATGCCCTTGCATTATTAGATCGTGAAGATGCTAATACAATTTATGTAGCAAAAAATAAAAGTCCTTTACTAGTTGGTCTTGGTGATAATTTCAATGTAGTTGCTAGTGACGCAATGGCAATGTTACAAGTTACGGATCAATATGTTGAATTAATGGATAAAGAAATGGTACTTGTTCGAGAAGATGAAGTGATTATTAAAAACCTTGATGGTGAGGTTATTTCACGTAATCCATACACTGCGGAGCTTGACGCAAGTGACATTGAAAAGGGAACGTACCCTCATTACATGTTAAAAGAAATTGATGAGCAACCGTTAGTGATGAGAAAAATCATTCAACAATACCAAGGGAACGAAAATAGATTAACTATTAACAAGGATATTATTGAAGCAATGAATGCCGCAGACCGAATTTATATTGTTGCTGCAGGAACGAGTTATCATGCTGGACTTGTTGGAAAGCATTATATCGAAAAAATGGCTAAAATTCCGGTAGAGGTACATGTGGCAAGTGAATTTGCGTATAACATGCCAATTCTTTCTGAGAATCCATTATTTATTTTCATTTCTCAAAGTGGAGAAACTGCGGATAGCCGTGGGGTGCTTGTTCAAGTTAAAGAATTGGGTCATAAAGCATTAACGATTACGAACGTACAAGGTTCTACTCTTTCACGTGAAGCGGATTATACACTGCTTTTACATGCAGGCCCTGAAATTGCAGTTGCATCAACAAAAGCTTACACTGCTCAAATTGCTGTATTGTCTATCCTTGCTGCTGTTACAGCAGAATCAAAAGGAATCAATTTAGAATTTGATTTGATTCAAGAGCTCGGAATTGTTGCAAACTCAATGGAAGCATTATGTGATGCTAAAGAAGAAATGGAAGAAATTGCTCGTGAATATTTATCAACAACAAGAAATTGTTTCTTTATTGGCCGTACGTTAGATTTCTATGTGGGCCTTGAGGGAGCTTTAAAATTAAAAGAAATTTCTTATATCCAAGCAGAAGGTTTTGCTGGAGGAGAGTTAAAGCACGGAACGATTGCTTTAATTGAAAATGGAACACCAATTATTGCACTAGCTACACAAGAGCATGTTAACTTAGGAATTCGAGGGAATGTCAAAGAGGTAGTTGCACGTGGTGCAAACCCTTGTATTATTTCAATGAAGGGTCTTGAAGAAGAAGAAGACCGTTATGTA